The following are from one region of the Candidatus Polarisedimenticolia bacterium genome:
- a CDS encoding NAD(+)/NADH kinase → MAAETRPHRITSVTIVAKLRAPEARGAARRCARFLDRRGIAVSFDPETARVLGRRKDARALGGALAPADLCVVIGGDGTLLMAARALASRPRPILGVNLGGLGFLTETGPDEMEKVLADILAGRYELDRRIGLEVNVVRGGRTIMRRSTLNDAVINKSALARIIEIDLSIDREPVTTYKSDGLIISTPTGSTAYSLSAGGPIVHPNLEAFLITPICPHTLSLRPLVVPDRSIAELSLRAGDSEVYLTLDGQVGHPLKKKDRVRVRRSRQPILMVRSPRRSYFEVLRQKLHWGER, encoded by the coding sequence ATGGCGGCTGAGACGCGGCCGCACAGGATCACGAGCGTCACCATCGTCGCGAAGCTCCGGGCGCCGGAGGCGCGGGGGGCGGCGCGGCGTTGCGCGCGGTTTCTCGACCGGCGCGGCATCGCGGTCAGCTTCGATCCGGAGACGGCCCGGGTCCTCGGCCGCCGCAAGGACGCGCGCGCGCTCGGAGGAGCCTTGGCGCCCGCCGATCTGTGCGTCGTGATCGGCGGCGACGGCACCCTTCTCATGGCGGCCCGCGCCCTCGCGTCCCGCCCGCGCCCGATCCTCGGCGTCAACCTGGGCGGCCTGGGCTTCCTGACCGAGACCGGCCCCGACGAGATGGAGAAGGTGCTTGCGGACATCCTCGCCGGGCGCTACGAGCTCGACCGCCGCATCGGCCTGGAGGTCAACGTGGTGCGCGGGGGGCGGACCATCATGCGCCGGTCGACCCTCAACGACGCGGTGATCAACAAGAGCGCCCTGGCGCGCATCATCGAAATCGACCTGTCGATCGACCGCGAGCCGGTGACCACCTACAAGTCGGACGGCCTCATCATCTCGACCCCCACCGGCTCGACCGCCTACTCGCTGTCGGCGGGCGGGCCGATCGTCCACCCCAACCTCGAGGCCTTCCTTATCACGCCAATCTGCCCCCACACCCTGAGCCTCAGGCCGCTGGTCGTGCCGGACCGCTCGATCGCCGAGCTGTCCCTGCGCGCCGGCGACTCGGAGGTGTACCTGACGCTCGACGGTCAGGTCGGCCATCCGTTGAAGAAGAAGGACCGGGTCAGGGTGAGGCGGAGCCGCCAGCCGATTCTGATGGTCCGCTCGCCGCGGCGATCGTACTTCGAAGTCCTGAGGCAGAAGCTCCACTGGGGAGAGCGCTAA
- a CDS encoding TlyA family RNA methyltransferase, with the protein MMARQGAGPRERLDRLLVARGLAPSRERAQALIMAGAVRVDGRPSGKPGSLVGPEARLELEGVDHPFVGRGGVKLDGALTALRVEVTGRTALDIGASTGGFTDCLLKRGAARVFALDVGRGLLDWSLRRDPRVVLVEGRNARYLLPGDLPGPVELAVADVSFISLRLVLAPLPAVLVPGADVVALVKPQFEVGKGEVGKGGIVRDPGKHLSALRSVVSSASSVGFGVRGACPSPITGAEGNREFFLQLSLSPSGCVGRDALERLLVEVVHGG; encoded by the coding sequence ATGATGGCGCGGCAGGGCGCGGGGCCCCGGGAGCGTCTCGACCGGCTTCTGGTCGCGCGCGGACTGGCTCCGAGCCGCGAGCGCGCCCAGGCCTTGATCATGGCCGGGGCGGTGCGCGTGGACGGCCGCCCCTCCGGAAAACCGGGGTCCCTCGTGGGCCCCGAGGCGCGGCTGGAGCTGGAGGGTGTGGACCATCCGTTCGTGGGCCGCGGAGGGGTCAAGCTGGACGGGGCCCTGACGGCACTGCGGGTCGAGGTCACTGGACGGACGGCGCTCGACATCGGCGCGTCGACCGGCGGGTTCACCGATTGCCTCCTGAAGCGCGGCGCGGCGCGGGTGTTCGCGCTCGACGTGGGGCGAGGTCTCCTCGACTGGTCGCTGCGCCGGGATCCCCGGGTGGTCCTGGTGGAGGGGAGGAACGCGCGTTATCTTCTGCCGGGCGACCTGCCGGGGCCGGTGGAACTGGCCGTGGCCGACGTGAGCTTCATCTCGCTCCGTCTCGTCCTGGCGCCGCTGCCGGCGGTCCTCGTCCCCGGCGCCGACGTGGTAGCTCTGGTCAAGCCGCAGTTCGAGGTGGGCAAGGGCGAGGTGGGAAAAGGAGGGATCGTGCGCGACCCCGGGAAGCACCTGAGCGCCCTGCGATCGGTCGTCTCCTCCGCCTCCTCCGTGGGATTCGGCGTGCGCGGCGCCTGCCCGTCCCCCATCACGGGGGCGGAGGGGAACCGCGAGTTCTTCCTGCAGCTCTCGCTGTCTCCCTCCGGGTGCGTGGGCAGGGACGCGCTCGAACGCCTCCTCGTGGAGGTCGTCCATGGCGGCTGA
- a CDS encoding farnesyl diphosphate synthase produces MRLPARVQRDRRLVDATLRRFLPRPGSVPVTVRRAMAYSLFPGGKRLRPILAIAACRALGGRVPDVLPMGAAIEMIHTYSLIHDDLPALDNDDLRRGRATSHRVFGEAMAILAGDALLTHAFQVAASHPADGRLAARKVRAMALLARAAGVTGMIGGQVMDLEAEGRPYSFTALVRIHRGKTGALISAAVQIGGIMAGGGADDVRALSGYGDHIGLAFQIIDDILDREGSTNRLGKTTGKDARARKATYPALLGTEASRLKARDAARRAETAIARLGRRGRPLAALARFIVDRVS; encoded by the coding sequence ATGAGGCTGCCCGCCAGGGTGCAGAGAGACCGCCGGCTGGTCGACGCGACGCTCCGGAGATTCCTGCCGCGTCCCGGGAGCGTGCCGGTGACGGTGCGGCGCGCCATGGCCTACTCCCTCTTCCCGGGGGGCAAGCGGCTGCGGCCGATCCTGGCGATCGCCGCCTGCCGGGCGCTCGGCGGACGGGTGCCGGACGTCCTGCCCATGGGCGCCGCGATCGAGATGATCCACACCTACTCGCTGATCCACGACGATCTGCCCGCGCTCGACAATGACGACCTGCGCCGCGGCCGCGCCACCAGCCACCGGGTATTCGGCGAGGCGATGGCGATCCTCGCGGGCGACGCCCTGCTGACCCACGCCTTCCAGGTCGCCGCCAGCCATCCTGCGGACGGACGTCTGGCGGCCCGCAAGGTGCGGGCCATGGCTCTCCTGGCGCGGGCGGCGGGGGTCACCGGGATGATCGGCGGCCAGGTCATGGACCTGGAGGCCGAGGGGCGCCCGTACTCCTTCACCGCGCTCGTGCGCATCCATCGGGGCAAGACCGGGGCCCTCATCAGCGCCGCGGTGCAGATCGGTGGCATCATGGCCGGCGGCGGGGCGGACGACGTGCGGGCCCTCTCCGGCTACGGCGATCACATCGGCCTGGCGTTCCAGATCATCGACGACATTCTCGATCGGGAGGGAAGCACCAATCGGCTGGGCAAGACGACAGGCAAGGACGCCCGCGCCCGAAAGGCGACCTACCCGGCGCTGCTCGGCACCGAGGCGTCCCGCCTCAAGGCCCGGGACGCCGCCCGCCGCGCCGAGACGGCGATCGCGAGGCTCGGACGTCGGGGCCGGCCCCTGGCCGCCCTGGCCCGTTTCATCGTCGATCGCGTGAGCTAG
- the xseB gene encoding exodeoxyribonuclease VII small subunit produces MAKSKSSARPPGFEEALARLETIVKGLEDGDLPLEESLRLFEEGVSLTRLCAARLEEAQKRIDLLTRNDQGLPKLIPFDAPPGEDEDGPGAP; encoded by the coding sequence ATGGCGAAGTCCAAGTCAAGCGCTAGGCCGCCGGGATTCGAAGAGGCTCTGGCGCGCCTGGAGACAATCGTCAAGGGGCTCGAAGACGGCGACCTGCCGCTCGAGGAATCACTCCGGCTGTTCGAGGAAGGGGTGTCCCTCACCCGCCTGTGCGCCGCCCGCCTGGAGGAGGCGCAGAAGCGGATCGATCTCCTGACGCGGAACGACCAGGGGCTGCCGAAGCTGATCCCGTTCGATGCTCCCCCCGGCGAGGACGAGGACGGTCCCGGGGCACCATGA
- the xseA gene encoding exodeoxyribonuclease VII large subunit has product MRNLFDPPDKPGPGSGAAAGRPREERRILTVSELNLLTQEMLEDAFSCVWVEGEISNLRRYPSGHTYFTLKDADAQVAAVLFRGASQSLPFRPEDGLKILARGTISLYVPRGTFQIIVDAMEPAGLGALQLAFEQLKARLLEEGLFDASRKRPLPVLPRRIGIVSSPAGAALRDILKVLSRRFANVEVVIAPSRVQGDGASAEIVEAIRSLNRLGGIDVIILARGGGSLEDLWPFNEERVARAIAASEIPVISGIGHEVDVTIADLVADLRAPTPSAAAEMVVRSKQDLLERIGALRSRLLSAARLLVARGRQDLDATGAARAGRAVADLLRDRTLELDDLTERLRAGLERRTTGARHRLALLGERMTPARLAERLLRRSAASQGLARLLRTSIAARMQRARNQASGYAERLQALSPLAVLSRGYTVCRLEPDGTILKDSAAVRTGDAVRVLLHRGSLGCAVTEVSAHGEVQVKR; this is encoded by the coding sequence ATGCGCAACCTGTTTGATCCGCCCGACAAGCCGGGACCCGGGAGCGGCGCCGCAGCGGGCCGGCCGAGAGAGGAACGCCGCATCCTGACGGTCTCCGAGCTGAACCTCCTGACGCAGGAGATGCTCGAGGACGCCTTCTCCTGCGTGTGGGTGGAGGGCGAGATCAGCAACCTCCGCCGCTACCCTTCCGGTCACACGTACTTCACCCTGAAGGACGCCGACGCCCAGGTCGCCGCCGTCCTGTTCCGCGGCGCGTCCCAGTCCCTGCCGTTCCGGCCGGAGGATGGGCTCAAGATCCTGGCGCGCGGGACGATCAGCCTGTACGTTCCGCGCGGCACCTTTCAGATCATCGTGGACGCCATGGAGCCGGCCGGGCTGGGGGCGCTGCAGCTCGCCTTCGAGCAGCTCAAGGCGCGACTCCTCGAGGAAGGGCTGTTCGACGCCTCGCGGAAGCGGCCGCTGCCCGTCCTCCCCCGCCGGATCGGCATCGTGTCCTCTCCCGCCGGGGCGGCGCTGCGGGACATCCTCAAGGTGCTGTCGCGGCGTTTCGCCAACGTGGAGGTCGTGATCGCCCCGTCCCGCGTCCAGGGGGACGGGGCGTCGGCCGAGATTGTCGAGGCGATCCGGAGCCTCAACCGCCTCGGCGGGATCGACGTGATCATCCTGGCGCGCGGCGGCGGATCGCTGGAAGACCTCTGGCCATTCAACGAAGAGCGGGTCGCCCGGGCGATCGCCGCATCGGAGATCCCGGTCATCTCGGGCATCGGGCACGAGGTGGACGTCACCATCGCGGACCTGGTCGCCGACCTGCGCGCCCCGACCCCGTCGGCGGCCGCCGAGATGGTGGTCCGCTCCAAGCAGGATCTCCTGGAGCGCATCGGCGCGCTCCGCTCCCGCCTCCTCTCCGCGGCCCGGCTCCTGGTGGCCCGGGGTCGGCAGGACCTGGACGCGACCGGAGCCGCCCGGGCCGGGAGGGCGGTCGCCGACCTGCTGCGCGACCGGACGCTCGAACTCGACGATTTGACCGAGCGGCTGCGCGCGGGCCTCGAGCGCCGCACCACCGGCGCGAGGCACCGGCTGGCGCTCCTGGGCGAGCGGATGACGCCGGCCCGCCTCGCCGAGCGGCTCCTGCGCCGGAGCGCGGCCAGCCAGGGCCTCGCGCGCCTCCTGCGGACCTCGATCGCGGCCCGGATGCAACGCGCGCGGAACCAGGCCTCCGGCTATGCCGAGAGACTCCAGGCCCTCTCCCCGCTCGCGGTCCTGTCGCGCGGCTACACCGTGTGCCGCCTGGAGCCGGACGGCACGATACTGAAGGACAGCGCCGCGGTGCGCACCGGCGACGCGGTCCGGGTCTTGCTCCATCGCGGCAGCCTGGGGTGCGCGGTGACGGAGGTTTCCGCACATGGCGAAGTCCAAGTCAAGCGCTAG
- a CDS encoding TIGR00282 family metallophosphoesterase, translating to MAIIGDVNGRAGRQVLAAELPRLITRRRIDYVVANVENAADGFGITPDLCEEILAAGVDCMTSGNHIWDKSEILEYLPVQPKLLRPLNYPEGAPGAGLHLGETPGGVPVAVINLMGRVFMPPCDDPFPCVDRALAGLNGRARIVLVDMHAEATSEKQAMGHHLDGRATAVVGTHTHVQTADEAVLTGGTAYITDLGMTGPYESIIGIEKGLALRKFLTGMPVRFTTAKRDPRLCGVLVEADPATGRALSIERFQVRPGSGETRQDDAQPV from the coding sequence ATGGCCATCATCGGAGACGTCAACGGCCGAGCCGGGAGGCAGGTCCTCGCCGCCGAGTTGCCGCGCCTGATCACCCGGCGACGCATCGACTACGTCGTGGCCAACGTCGAGAATGCCGCCGACGGGTTCGGGATCACGCCGGATCTCTGCGAGGAGATTCTCGCCGCGGGGGTCGATTGCATGACCTCCGGCAACCACATCTGGGACAAGTCCGAGATCCTCGAGTACCTCCCGGTGCAGCCGAAGCTTCTGCGGCCGCTCAACTATCCGGAAGGGGCGCCCGGGGCGGGCCTGCACCTCGGGGAGACCCCGGGTGGTGTACCGGTCGCGGTCATCAACCTGATGGGACGCGTGTTCATGCCGCCGTGCGACGACCCGTTCCCCTGCGTCGATCGGGCCCTCGCGGGCCTGAACGGCAGGGCGCGCATCGTCCTCGTCGACATGCACGCCGAGGCCACCTCCGAGAAACAGGCGATGGGGCACCATCTGGACGGACGCGCCACCGCCGTGGTCGGCACCCACACCCACGTGCAGACGGCCGATGAAGCGGTCCTGACCGGAGGCACCGCCTACATCACCGATCTCGGGATGACCGGGCCGTACGAGTCGATCATCGGCATCGAGAAGGGGCTGGCGCTGCGAAAGTTCCTGACCGGCATGCCGGTGCGATTCACCACGGCGAAGCGCGATCCGCGCCTGTGCGGCGTGCTGGTGGAGGCGGACCCGGCGACGGGCCGGGCCCTGTCGATCGAGCGTTTCCAGGTGCGGCCCGGATCGGGAGAGACGAGGCAGGACGATGCGCAACCTGTTTGA
- the rny gene encoding ribonuclease Y, translating to MTYVLIALLVLGLAAAALVALRVTVRRLRADAERRAADLLADVDRRAQTRLREAELEAAEKTSAAESSFETQARKKREELQRLDERLKEQERNLERKLLLLGQKQQELDEREAGTRQKEERLAAAEKEVQALLLDRRQKLERIAGLTAHDARREILKDIEAEARQEAANLVRRIEEDAQSDANARARRIVAEAIQRLPTADLVDGVVTAVRLPSDDMKGRIIGREGRNIRAIEMATGVDVIVDETPQSIVLSSFDPFRRAVARVAIEKLIEDGRIHPARIEEVVARARAEMEEGLQALGEGAAFELGITALPERLLRLLGRLKYRVVLGYNLLDHSIGVARLSTQMASLLGVLPDVPKRAGLLHEIGQVEESRADVHPILVSADLAARFGEDPRVVQAIRALHGSGADPSIDAAILRAAERAVVARPGEKDTGLQGFMERMRSLEAIASSFDGVSRAFVMRSGKEVRVLVEAGTVTDSDVITLSKEITARIQKEVEYPGSVKISVIRETRAVDYAT from the coding sequence ATGACGTACGTCCTGATCGCTCTCCTGGTACTGGGGCTCGCCGCCGCGGCCTTGGTGGCCTTGCGGGTCACGGTCCGCCGACTGCGCGCGGACGCCGAGCGGCGCGCCGCCGATCTGCTGGCCGACGTCGACCGGCGCGCCCAGACACGCCTCAGGGAGGCCGAGCTGGAGGCCGCGGAGAAGACGAGCGCCGCCGAGTCGAGCTTCGAGACCCAGGCGCGCAAGAAGCGCGAGGAGCTGCAGAGACTGGATGAGCGGCTCAAGGAGCAGGAGCGTAACCTCGAGCGCAAGCTCCTGCTCCTCGGACAGAAGCAGCAGGAGCTGGACGAGCGTGAGGCCGGGACGCGCCAGAAGGAGGAGCGTCTGGCCGCCGCCGAGAAGGAGGTCCAGGCGCTGCTTCTGGATCGCCGGCAGAAGCTGGAACGAATCGCCGGCCTCACGGCGCACGACGCCCGCAGGGAGATCCTGAAGGACATCGAAGCGGAGGCGCGGCAGGAGGCGGCCAATCTGGTCCGGCGCATCGAAGAGGACGCCCAGTCCGACGCCAATGCCCGCGCCCGGCGGATCGTGGCGGAGGCCATCCAGCGCCTGCCGACCGCGGACCTGGTCGACGGCGTCGTGACGGCGGTCCGGCTGCCGAGCGACGACATGAAAGGCCGGATCATCGGTCGCGAGGGGCGCAACATCCGCGCCATCGAGATGGCCACCGGAGTGGACGTGATCGTGGACGAGACGCCGCAATCGATCGTCCTGTCGAGCTTCGACCCATTCCGCCGCGCCGTGGCCCGGGTGGCCATCGAAAAGCTCATCGAGGACGGGCGCATCCACCCGGCGCGCATCGAGGAGGTGGTGGCCCGGGCGCGCGCCGAGATGGAGGAGGGCCTGCAGGCCCTCGGCGAGGGGGCGGCGTTCGAGCTGGGGATCACGGCGCTGCCCGAGCGCCTGCTGCGCCTGCTCGGCAGGCTCAAGTACCGCGTCGTCCTCGGCTACAACCTTCTCGATCACTCGATCGGCGTCGCCCGGCTGTCGACGCAGATGGCCTCGCTCCTCGGCGTCCTCCCGGACGTGCCGAAACGGGCCGGCCTCCTCCACGAGATCGGCCAGGTGGAGGAGAGCCGCGCCGACGTGCACCCCATCCTGGTGAGCGCCGACCTGGCCGCCCGGTTCGGGGAGGACCCCCGCGTGGTGCAGGCGATCCGGGCCCTCCACGGATCGGGCGCCGATCCGTCGATCGACGCCGCCATCCTGAGGGCGGCCGAGCGGGCCGTCGTCGCCCGTCCGGGCGAGAAGGACACCGGCCTGCAGGGGTTCATGGAGCGGATGCGGAGCCTGGAGGCGATCGCCTCGTCCTTCGACGGCGTCAGCCGCGCGTTCGTGATGCGATCCGGCAAGGAGGTGCGGGTCCTGGTCGAGGCCGGCACGGTCACGGACAGCGACGTGATCACGCTCTCGAAGGAGATCACCGCCCGCATCCAGAAAGAAGTGGAGTATCCCGGTTCCGTGAAGATCAGCGTCATTCGCGAGACCCGCGCGGTCGACTACGCGACCTGA
- a CDS encoding cell division protein ZapA — MERTDSHLVQVEIYGQSYNLRGEGASGYIQDLASYVDRKMREVSDATATVDSLKVAILAALNIADESRRGRGPDPAVMKGGPDRVARLIDMLERSFAEA, encoded by the coding sequence ATGGAACGGACCGACAGCCATCTGGTGCAGGTGGAGATCTACGGGCAGTCCTACAATCTCCGCGGGGAGGGCGCGTCCGGCTACATCCAGGACTTGGCCTCGTACGTCGATCGCAAGATGCGCGAGGTCAGTGACGCCACCGCGACCGTGGACTCGCTCAAGGTCGCGATCCTGGCGGCCCTGAACATCGCCGACGAATCGCGGCGCGGCCGCGGCCCGGACCCGGCCGTCATGAAGGGCGGGCCGGATCGCGTGGCGCGCCTGATCGACATGCTCGAGCGAAGTTTCGCGGAAGCGTGA